The following coding sequences lie in one Arachis stenosperma cultivar V10309 chromosome 5, arast.V10309.gnm1.PFL2, whole genome shotgun sequence genomic window:
- the LOC130980362 gene encoding uncharacterized protein LOC130980362 yields the protein MGATPFHRSILEVRLPKHFDKPTDMRYDGTQDPLEHLTAFEARMNLEGVGDEVRCRAFPVTLAGPAIRWFNGLPQGSIYGFSDISRVFLAQFTTRIAKAKHPINLLGITQIQGELTRKYLNRFNDECLEIDGLTDSVASLCLTNGLLNEDFRKHLTTKPVWTMHEIQTVAKEYINDEEVSQVVAANKRHSGYNQPRQQGNGKRQKEQAREGAPSKAPRPFPWVGKFTNYTPFTLPIMEVYQQIAEKGILSKPRPLKDRTGGNKNFYCDYHKGYGHQTQDCFDLKDALEQAIREGKLTEFSHLIREPRRRHRDQDEEGKTWSVKRRQEPEDRDHGLTVINVVTAKNAAPRSRSAHKKDAKVLAVSSSLVRSFKKPPSISFGPEDQWFDEAPENPPMVITARVGTGLVKRILVDTGADSNIMFHNVFDALGLRDADLSTHQHGVIGLGDHFIKPDGVISLPVSVGQAQGRKSAMAEFVVLRDSTAYNIILGRKTINDVEAIINTKLLVMKFVTDDGSIGSIRGDLETAVVCDNASLSLRKKSKEASGVFLADLDARVDDKPRSEPEGDLEKFMVGDSEEKFTFVNRNLPHD from the coding sequence ATGGGCGCCACCCCATTCCATCGATCCATCCTCGAAGTTCGGTTGCCGAAGCACTTCGAcaaaccaacggacatgaggtacgatgGAACCCAGGACCCTCTGGAACACCTCACAGCCTTCGAAGCTAGGATGAATCTGGAGGGAGTAGGGGACGAGGTGAGATGCCGAGCCTTCCCGGTGACCCTGGCAGGACCCGCGATCAGATGGTTTAACGGCCTTCCGCAGGGGTCCATCTATGGGTTTTCGGACATCAGCCGTGTCTTCCTAGCCCAATTCACAACACGAATAGCAAAGGCAAAGCACCCGATCAACCTTCTGGGGATAACCCAAATACAGGGAGAGCTGACAAGGAAATATCTGAAccggttcaacgacgaatgcttggaaatTGACGGCCTAACCGATTCAGTGGCCAGCCTTTGTCTGacgaacggcctcctcaacgagGACTTTCGAAAGCACCTTACCACGAAACCAGTTTGGACGATGCACGAGATCCAAACGGTAGCCAAGGAGTACATAAATGACGAGGAAGTCAGCCAagtcgtggctgccaataaaCGGCACTCCGGCTACAACCAACCTAGACAACAAGGTAATGGAAAAAGACAAAAAGAACAAGCCAGGGAAGGAGCGCCGAGCAAGGCACCCAGGCCATTCCCCTGGGTCGGGAAATTCACCAACTACACTCCGTTCACTCTTCCTATCATGGAAGTTTATCAGCAAATTGCCGAGAAAGGAATCCTGTCGAAGCCCCGACCACTCAAGGACCGTACGGGGGGAAACAAGAACTTCTATTGTGACTATCACAAGGGCTATGGTCACCAAACACAGGACTGTTTTGACCTGAAAGATGCACTAGAACAAGCGATAAGGGAGGGTAAACTAACAGAATTCTCCCATCTTATAAGGGAGCCGAGGAGGCGTCATCGTGACCAAGACGAAGAAGGAAAAACCTGGTCGGTAAAGCGGCGACAAGAGCCAGAAGACAGAGATCACGGCCTCACCGTGATAAACGTAGTGACAGCCAAAAATGCCGCGCCAAGGTCGCGATCGGCGCACAAGAAAGATGCTAAGGTCTTGGCGGTCTCCTCCTCGCTGGTGCGAAGCTTTAAAAAGCCCCCTTCCATCTCTTTCGGCCCGGAAGACCAGTGGTTCGACGAGGCCCCTGAAAACCCACCCATGGTCATCacggccagagtgggaaccggTCTCGTCAAACGAATCCTTGTCGACACGGGGGCAGACTCGAACATTATGTTCCACAACGTGTTTGACGCACTGGGGCTAAGAGACGCCGACCTGTCGACTCACCAGCACGGGGTCATTGGGTTgggcgaccacttcatcaaaccTGATGGAGTAATATCCCTACCGGTCTCAGTGGGACAGGCTCAAGGCCGAAAATCGGCGATGGCCGAGTTCGTGGTCCTCCGAGATTCCACCgcctacaacatcatcttgggaaggAAGACGATTAACGATGTTGAAGCGATAATCAACACAAAGCTGCTAGTCATGAAGTTTGTTACCGATGACGGATCTATAGGGTCCATAAGAGGAGACCTTGAGACGGCAGTCGTTTGcgacaacgccagcctctccCTGAGGAAGAAATCCAAAGAGGCGTCAGGGGTGTTCCTAGCTGACCTAGACGCCAGAGTAGACGACAAACCCAGATCGGAACCAGAGGGGGACCTGGAAAAGTTCATGGTCGGCGACTCAGAGGAAAAATTCACGTTCGTCAACAGGAATCTCCCACATGATTGA